A genomic stretch from Shewanella sediminis HAW-EB3 includes:
- a CDS encoding thiamine pyrophosphate-binding protein — MKKTAAWLVRYALEQLNIKYTFGIPGVHNTEIYDELAQSDSIEPVLVTHEGHGAFMADAVSRSSDSTGTLLIVPAAGATHAASGIAEASLDGIPMLVISGGVRTDSKYSYQLHDMDQHKMLEPITKKTFKVTRHQEVVATLFEAFRLANDGEPGPVFVEIPVNLQLDKGEVSDLPVYRAPVKSLSHSLDAQLTQAVTLLANAKNPAIFVGWGGVETSGCTEQIAALLGTPVATTLQGLSAFPAKHPLHTGMGFGPAAVPAATNAFKACDCLLAIGTRFAEIGTGSFGVTVPENLIHIDINPDVFNANYPAKVAIEGDAGAVLAALLEKLQKTHIRAKDAAVIEQAIKRDKKSYMDEWLAHDSGDRVNPGAFFQQLRASLDDDAYVVADDGNHTFLTAELMPCYLPKHFFSPTDFNCMGYAIPAVIGTKLANPDKQVVGIIGDGAFMMTQAELFTASSLGIGAIFTIFNDGELAQISQAQKVPYNAETCTVLPEFKFKALVEAAGCRYIRLQSNEEISEKIAEALALSEENIPVVLDVNIDYSKKTRFTKGIISTNLNRMNLPTKVRMISRALWRRL; from the coding sequence TTGAAAAAAACCGCAGCCTGGCTTGTTCGTTATGCACTGGAGCAACTAAATATTAAGTACACCTTCGGTATCCCTGGTGTGCATAACACTGAAATATATGATGAATTGGCACAATCTGACAGCATCGAACCTGTGCTGGTGACCCATGAGGGCCATGGGGCCTTTATGGCCGATGCCGTCAGCAGAAGCAGCGATAGTACTGGTACATTACTTATCGTTCCCGCCGCCGGAGCCACCCATGCCGCCAGCGGTATTGCGGAAGCGTCGTTAGATGGCATCCCTATGTTAGTCATCAGCGGCGGCGTGAGAACCGACTCGAAATATTCCTACCAGCTGCACGACATGGATCAGCATAAGATGCTCGAGCCCATCACGAAAAAAACCTTTAAAGTGACTCGTCATCAGGAGGTGGTAGCCACACTTTTTGAAGCCTTCAGACTTGCCAATGATGGCGAACCCGGGCCTGTGTTTGTGGAGATCCCCGTGAACCTTCAGCTCGATAAGGGGGAGGTCTCAGACCTACCAGTCTACCGGGCGCCGGTAAAGTCATTGAGTCATTCACTCGATGCTCAATTGACTCAAGCGGTAACGCTATTAGCTAACGCAAAAAATCCAGCCATATTTGTGGGGTGGGGGGGCGTAGAGACGAGTGGATGTACCGAGCAGATTGCCGCCTTACTTGGCACTCCGGTTGCGACAACCCTGCAGGGACTCAGCGCATTCCCCGCCAAACATCCGCTTCATACCGGGATGGGTTTTGGCCCCGCCGCGGTTCCGGCTGCGACCAATGCCTTTAAAGCGTGTGATTGTCTGCTCGCCATAGGTACCCGTTTTGCAGAGATTGGCACGGGAAGCTTTGGGGTGACCGTGCCGGAAAATCTGATCCATATCGATATTAATCCGGACGTTTTTAACGCTAATTACCCTGCCAAAGTTGCCATCGAGGGAGATGCGGGCGCAGTGTTAGCCGCTTTGTTGGAGAAGCTCCAAAAAACGCATATCAGGGCGAAAGATGCCGCTGTCATTGAACAGGCAATCAAGCGGGATAAGAAGAGCTATATGGATGAGTGGTTAGCTCACGACAGTGGCGACAGAGTCAATCCGGGGGCATTTTTTCAGCAGCTAAGAGCATCGCTCGATGACGATGCCTATGTGGTTGCCGATGACGGGAACCATACTTTTTTAACCGCCGAGCTCATGCCTTGCTATCTTCCTAAGCATTTTTTCAGCCCCACAGATTTTAACTGTATGGGTTATGCGATCCCTGCTGTCATAGGCACTAAGCTTGCTAACCCCGATAAGCAGGTGGTCGGCATCATAGGTGATGGGGCATTTATGATGACCCAGGCCGAGCTCTTTACTGCATCCTCTCTCGGCATCGGGGCTATCTTTACCATCTTTAACGACGGCGAGCTGGCTCAGATCTCCCAGGCGCAGAAAGTCCCTTACAATGCCGAGACCTGTACTGTACTCCCCGAGTTTAAGTTTAAGGCCTTAGTCGAGGCTGCGGGATGCCGGTACATTCGACTGCAGAGCAATGAGGAGATAAGTGAAAAGATAGCTGAAGCACTGGCCTTGTCTGAAGAGAATATTCCAGTGGTACTCGATGTGAATATTGATTACAGCAAGAAGACCCGCTTTACCAAAGGGATCATCTCAACCAATCTGAACCGAATGAATCTGCCGACCAAAGTCAGGATGATCAGCAGGGCGTTGTGGCGAAGGCTATAG
- a CDS encoding glucosaminidase domain-containing protein codes for MDLNSGKFIIALLLIGTSLYWGESWLSEPPESGDVSSSEVAPVAATASGKAINLSSAENILIQLAQNRPTEAAKDVRLGSLDDLMALFDSLDYNTQSWIEGNREVPRLTFERVSDSWHKTSNEIPVQQKKMVFFRLMAPLILVANENILLERQIVETAQLSDKKLQAIAIKYKVLTKQAAPLNEGQRQALLARVDIMPPSLVLAQAAEESGWATSRFTLEGNAFFGQWDFSGNGMVPKQQRKELGNYGLARFDSPLASVEGYMVNLNTNNAYQKLRHLRAELRQNKQAITGVLLAGTLDKYSERGQAYIDGIREMIRYNQLDQVDQAYLSSAAPLHLIGKNQ; via the coding sequence ATGGATCTCAATAGCGGTAAATTCATCATAGCGCTACTGCTAATAGGCACCTCACTCTATTGGGGCGAGTCCTGGTTATCTGAGCCCCCTGAGTCTGGTGATGTCAGTTCGAGTGAGGTCGCTCCTGTCGCCGCTACGGCTTCAGGCAAGGCGATAAACTTAAGTTCGGCTGAAAATATTTTGATTCAGCTGGCGCAAAACCGTCCAACCGAAGCGGCCAAAGATGTCAGACTAGGTTCGTTGGACGATCTTATGGCCCTGTTCGACTCGCTCGATTACAACACTCAAAGCTGGATTGAAGGTAATCGTGAAGTCCCACGCCTCACCTTCGAGCGGGTCAGCGACAGTTGGCATAAGACCTCCAATGAGATCCCCGTACAACAGAAGAAGATGGTGTTCTTTCGTCTGATGGCCCCCCTTATTTTGGTTGCCAACGAAAACATTCTATTAGAGCGTCAGATAGTCGAAACGGCTCAACTCAGCGACAAAAAGCTGCAAGCAATCGCGATCAAATACAAGGTGCTCACGAAGCAAGCAGCCCCCCTGAATGAGGGCCAGCGTCAAGCTTTGTTAGCGCGAGTCGATATCATGCCGCCTTCTCTGGTACTGGCCCAAGCCGCAGAGGAGAGTGGATGGGCAACATCCAGATTTACCTTAGAGGGGAACGCCTTCTTTGGCCAATGGGACTTCAGTGGAAATGGGATGGTGCCCAAACAGCAACGTAAAGAGCTGGGGAACTATGGACTGGCACGGTTCGATAGCCCACTGGCATCGGTTGAAGGTTATATGGTTAACCTCAACACTAATAATGCCTACCAGAAACTGCGCCATCTTCGCGCAGAACTCAGGCAGAACAAGCAAGCTATCACAGGAGTGTTACTCGCAGGTACCCTGGACAAATATTCTGAGCGAGGCCAGGCCTATATCGACGGGATCAGAGAGATGATCCGCTATAACCAGCTGGATCAGGTAGACCAGGCTTACCTCAGTAGCGCCGCTCCTCTTCATCTGATTGGTAAAAACCAATAA
- the metK gene encoding methionine adenosyltransferase: MAKHLFTSESVSEGHPDKIADQISDAVLDAILEQDPKARVACETYVKTGMVMVGGEVTTSAWVDIEEITRKTVREIGYTHSDMGFDADSCAVLNAIGKQSPDINQGVDRADPKEQGAGDQGLMFGYANNETELLMPAPITYAHALVKRQSEVRKAKTLPWLRPDAKSQVTFAYEDHKIVGIDAIVLSTQHCDSVSQADLIEGVMETIIKPVLPAQWLNKDTKYFINPTGRFVIGGPMGDCGLTGRKIIVDTYGGMARHGGGAFSGKDPSKVDRSAAYAARYVAKNIVAAGLADRCELQVSYAIGVAEPTSISIETFGTGKVSEEALIALVRQHFDLRPYGLTEMLDLARPIYQSTAAYGHFGRNEFPWERTDKAEALRADAKL, from the coding sequence ATGGCAAAGCACCTGTTTACCTCTGAGTCGGTCTCAGAAGGTCATCCTGATAAAATCGCCGATCAGATTTCTGATGCGGTACTAGACGCAATCCTAGAGCAAGATCCAAAGGCTCGTGTTGCGTGTGAAACATACGTAAAGACCGGCATGGTCATGGTTGGTGGTGAAGTCACTACTTCAGCCTGGGTTGATATCGAAGAGATCACCCGTAAGACGGTTCGCGAAATTGGCTACACTCACTCAGACATGGGCTTCGATGCCGATTCTTGTGCTGTATTAAATGCCATTGGTAAGCAATCGCCTGACATCAACCAAGGTGTTGATCGCGCAGATCCTAAAGAACAAGGTGCCGGTGACCAGGGTCTAATGTTTGGTTATGCCAACAATGAGACTGAGCTGCTAATGCCTGCCCCTATCACCTATGCTCACGCATTGGTTAAACGTCAGTCTGAAGTTCGTAAAGCTAAGACACTGCCTTGGTTGCGCCCCGATGCAAAAAGCCAGGTAACGTTTGCCTACGAAGACCACAAGATTGTTGGCATCGACGCTATCGTACTGTCGACTCAACATTGTGACAGTGTTAGCCAAGCCGATCTGATCGAAGGCGTGATGGAAACTATCATCAAGCCAGTTCTTCCGGCGCAATGGTTGAACAAAGATACTAAGTACTTTATCAACCCTACCGGTCGTTTCGTTATCGGCGGTCCTATGGGTGATTGTGGTCTTACGGGTCGTAAGATTATCGTTGATACCTACGGCGGCATGGCTCGTCACGGTGGCGGCGCATTCTCTGGTAAAGATCCTTCTAAAGTTGACCGTAGTGCCGCGTACGCAGCCCGTTATGTAGCGAAGAACATCGTTGCTGCCGGCCTTGCCGATCGTTGTGAACTACAGGTCTCTTACGCTATCGGCGTAGCTGAGCCGACTTCTATCAGTATCGAAACATTCGGTACCGGCAAAGTTTCTGAAGAGGCGCTAATCGCTCTCGTTCGTCAGCATTTCGACCTGCGCCCTTATGGCCTGACTGAGATGTTAGATTTGGCTCGTCCTATCTACCAGTCAACGGCAGCATACGGTCACTTCGGTCGCAATGAGTTCCCGTGGGAACGCACCGATAAAGCCGAAGCCCTTAGAGCCGATGCTAAGCTCTAA
- the tkt gene encoding transketolase, producing MSSRKELANAIRALTMDAVQKAKSGHPGAPMGMADIAEVLWNDFLKHNPNNPEWVDRDRFILSNGHGSMLIYSLLHLTGYALPIEELQNFRQLHSKTPGHPEYGYTPGVETTTGPLGAGISNAVGMAIAEKTLAAQFNRPGHDIVDHFTYCFLGDGCLMEGISHEACSLAGTLGLGKLVAFWDDNGISIDGHVEGWFTDDTPKRFESYGWHVIANVDGHDSDAIRAAIEEAKSVTDKPTMICCKTTIGFGSPNKSGSHDCHGAPLGDAEIQATREFLGWEHGAFEIPENVYTGWDAKDIGATRESAWNEKLASYKAEFPELASEYERRVITGELPADFETKAQAFIQECQDKAEGIASRKASQNAIATFGAILPEMLGGSADLAGSNLTLWSGSKGIQDDAAGNYIYYGVREFGMSGIMNGVSLHGGFINFGATFMMFMEYARNAVRMSALMGIQNIFVYTHDSIGQGEDGPTHQPVEQLANLRMTPNMTVWRPCDAAETAVSWKNAIERREAPTSLIFSRQGLKAQPRSAQQLADVAKGGYVLVDCAGTPDLILIATGSEVQLAIDSAAVLTEQGQKVRVVSMPSTNEFDKQDAAYKESVLPSTVTKRVAIEAAHVDFWHKYVGFGGAVVGMTTFGESAPGGELMKHFGFTVENVVETAKGL from the coding sequence ATGTCATCTCGCAAAGAACTCGCAAACGCTATCCGCGCATTAACTATGGATGCCGTTCAGAAAGCCAAATCTGGTCACCCAGGTGCACCAATGGGGATGGCGGATATTGCTGAAGTGCTATGGAATGATTTCCTTAAGCACAACCCAAACAACCCTGAATGGGTTGATCGCGACCGTTTCATTCTATCAAACGGCCACGGCTCAATGCTTATCTACTCTTTGCTTCACCTTACGGGTTATGCATTGCCAATCGAAGAGCTGCAAAACTTCCGTCAACTTCACTCTAAAACGCCTGGTCACCCGGAATATGGTTACACACCGGGTGTTGAAACGACGACAGGTCCATTAGGCGCCGGTATCAGTAACGCTGTAGGTATGGCTATTGCTGAGAAGACATTGGCTGCTCAGTTTAACCGCCCGGGTCACGACATCGTCGATCACTTCACCTATTGCTTCCTTGGCGATGGCTGTTTGATGGAAGGTATCTCCCACGAAGCCTGTTCACTGGCCGGCACTTTAGGTCTGGGTAAGCTGGTCGCATTTTGGGATGACAACGGTATCTCTATCGACGGACACGTCGAAGGTTGGTTCACCGATGACACGCCTAAGCGTTTCGAATCATATGGCTGGCATGTGATTGCTAACGTCGATGGCCACGATAGTGATGCTATCCGCGCGGCGATCGAAGAAGCTAAATCTGTTACCGATAAGCCAACAATGATCTGCTGTAAGACAACAATTGGTTTTGGTTCACCAAACAAGTCTGGTAGCCACGATTGTCACGGCGCACCATTAGGCGATGCTGAAATCCAAGCGACTCGTGAGTTCCTTGGCTGGGAGCATGGCGCATTTGAAATCCCTGAAAATGTTTATACGGGTTGGGATGCAAAAGATATTGGCGCGACCAGAGAGTCTGCGTGGAATGAAAAGCTAGCCTCATATAAGGCTGAATTCCCTGAATTGGCCAGTGAATATGAACGTCGTGTTATTACCGGCGAGCTCCCTGCTGATTTCGAAACGAAGGCACAAGCTTTCATTCAAGAGTGTCAGGATAAAGCGGAAGGCATTGCCAGCCGCAAAGCATCACAAAATGCTATCGCAACATTCGGAGCTATCTTACCTGAAATGTTAGGCGGATCGGCTGACCTGGCAGGGTCTAACCTGACACTTTGGTCTGGTTCTAAAGGTATTCAAGATGACGCCGCGGGTAACTACATCTATTACGGTGTACGTGAATTCGGTATGAGCGGCATCATGAATGGTGTATCACTGCACGGTGGTTTCATCAACTTCGGTGCGACCTTCATGATGTTTATGGAATACGCTCGTAACGCGGTACGTATGTCTGCGCTGATGGGCATTCAAAACATCTTCGTCTATACCCATGATTCAATTGGTCAGGGGGAAGATGGTCCTACTCATCAGCCTGTAGAACAATTGGCTAACCTGCGTATGACTCCGAATATGACTGTGTGGCGTCCATGTGATGCTGCTGAAACGGCTGTATCATGGAAGAACGCTATTGAACGTCGCGAGGCGCCAACATCATTGATCTTCAGCCGTCAAGGCCTGAAGGCTCAACCACGTAGCGCTCAGCAGTTAGCGGATGTGGCGAAAGGTGGCTATGTCTTAGTCGATTGCGCCGGTACTCCGGATCTGATCCTTATCGCTACAGGCTCTGAAGTACAGTTAGCTATCGATTCAGCTGCAGTGCTTACAGAACAGGGTCAGAAGGTACGTGTAGTGTCTATGCCGTCAACTAACGAGTTTGATAAGCAAGATGCGGCATATAAAGAGTCAGTACTGCCAAGCACTGTGACTAAGCGTGTTGCTATCGAAGCGGCTCACGTCGATTTCTGGCATAAGTACGTTGGATTCGGTGGCGCTGTGGTTGGTATGACTACGTTCGGTGAGTCGGCTCCGGGTGGAGAGTTGATGAAGCACTTTGGCTTTACTGTCGAGAATGTAGTTGAAACGGCTAAAGGACTCTAA
- the epd gene encoding erythrose-4-phosphate dehydrogenase has translation MIRVAINGYGRIGRSILRALYESGKRDQIQIVAINELATPEAMLHLTQYDTTHGRFQSQAALDADGHKMVIGDDAITLLHESDPSQLPWREMDIDIVYEATGAFSDRASCEAHVHAGAKQVLISHPSSSDVDATIVYGVNHHLLKAEHTVVSNASCTTNCIVPVIEVLDEHFKVKSGAITTIHSAMNDQQVIDAYHVDLRRTRAAGQSIIPVDTKLARGIERILPQMKDKFEAISVRVPTINVTAIDLSVTLESRVDIAHVNRVLSTSSTGLYKGVLGYTNEPLVSCDFNHDPRSSIVDGTQTRVSDGHLVKLLLWCDNEWGFANRMLDTSLEMIKAIRA, from the coding sequence ATGATCAGAGTCGCAATCAATGGATATGGCCGTATCGGTCGTTCAATTCTTCGTGCTCTTTACGAGTCGGGTAAACGCGATCAGATTCAGATCGTGGCCATCAATGAACTCGCAACACCAGAAGCCATGCTTCATCTTACTCAATACGATACGACCCACGGACGCTTTCAATCTCAGGCTGCTCTCGATGCTGACGGCCATAAAATGGTTATCGGTGATGATGCCATTACGCTTTTACATGAAAGTGATCCTAGTCAGCTCCCGTGGCGGGAGATGGATATCGATATTGTTTATGAAGCGACGGGAGCGTTTTCCGACAGAGCAAGCTGTGAAGCTCATGTCCATGCCGGTGCGAAACAAGTATTGATAAGTCACCCCTCCTCGAGCGATGTCGATGCGACGATTGTCTATGGGGTCAATCACCACCTTCTTAAAGCAGAGCATACAGTGGTCTCCAATGCCTCATGTACAACAAACTGTATTGTGCCTGTCATCGAAGTGTTAGATGAACACTTTAAAGTGAAAAGCGGAGCCATAACGACGATTCACTCCGCGATGAATGACCAGCAAGTGATCGATGCCTATCATGTCGATCTGCGAAGAACGCGCGCTGCAGGTCAGTCAATTATTCCGGTCGATACCAAGTTAGCCAGAGGAATCGAGCGCATATTGCCTCAGATGAAAGATAAATTTGAAGCTATTTCGGTGCGGGTACCCACGATCAATGTCACAGCTATCGATCTTTCTGTGACTCTGGAATCAAGAGTTGACATTGCTCACGTAAATCGGGTGCTTTCTACTTCCTCTACAGGCCTCTATAAGGGCGTTTTAGGCTATACTAATGAGCCATTAGTATCGTGTGATTTTAACCACGATCCAAGATCCAGCATAGTCGATGGTACTCAGACCCGAGTCAGTGATGGCCATTTAGTGAAGCTGCTCCTATGGTGCGACAACGAATGGGGCTTCGCTAACCGCATGTTAGATACCAGTTTAGAGATGATAAAGGCGATAAGAGCTTAA
- a CDS encoding phosphoglycerate kinase: MAIINMSELDLQGKRVLIREDLNVPVSDGVVTSDARLRAALPTIKLALEKGAAVMVMSHLGRPTEGEFNAEFSLQPVVNYLTKALECPVRLANDYLDGVEANVGELVVFENVRFNVGEKKNDEALAKKLAALCDVYVMDAFGTAHRAQASTHGVGLHAPVACAGPLLAGELEALGKAMDNPARPLVAIVGGSKVSTKLTVLESLSGIVDQLVVGGGIANTFIAAAGHEVGKSLYEANLIEEAKRLVANAQSRGGDIPVPTDVVVAGEFSPTASATLKDVSEVTSDDMIFDIGPDSAEALSEILKNAGTIVWNGPVGVFEFDQFGEGTKRIAQAIAESDAFSIAGGGDTLAAVDKYDIADKVSYISTGGGAFLEFLEGKELPAVAMLESRGE, from the coding sequence ATGGCTATTATCAATATGTCAGAGTTAGATCTCCAAGGTAAGCGAGTGCTTATTCGTGAAGATCTTAATGTACCAGTCAGCGACGGCGTGGTGACCAGTGATGCGCGTCTTCGTGCTGCACTGCCTACTATCAAGCTTGCACTCGAGAAGGGTGCCGCCGTTATGGTCATGTCTCACCTTGGTCGTCCGACTGAAGGTGAATTCAATGCAGAGTTTTCACTGCAACCTGTCGTTAATTACCTGACCAAAGCGCTAGAGTGCCCGGTGCGTCTGGCTAACGATTACCTCGATGGCGTCGAAGCCAATGTGGGCGAACTTGTTGTATTTGAAAACGTTCGCTTCAATGTCGGTGAGAAGAAAAACGACGAAGCTTTAGCTAAGAAACTAGCCGCACTATGTGATGTCTATGTGATGGATGCCTTCGGTACCGCTCATCGTGCACAGGCATCGACTCATGGCGTCGGTCTGCATGCCCCTGTGGCTTGTGCGGGTCCGCTACTTGCCGGTGAGCTTGAAGCACTGGGTAAGGCGATGGATAATCCTGCTCGTCCATTAGTTGCCATCGTTGGTGGCTCAAAAGTGTCGACTAAGCTTACCGTTCTCGAGAGCCTTTCCGGCATCGTAGATCAGCTTGTTGTTGGTGGCGGAATCGCGAATACCTTTATTGCAGCAGCGGGACACGAAGTGGGTAAATCACTTTACGAAGCCAATCTGATTGAAGAAGCTAAGCGTCTTGTGGCTAACGCTCAGAGCCGTGGTGGCGATATCCCGGTACCGACCGATGTGGTTGTAGCCGGTGAGTTTAGCCCAACAGCGAGTGCGACACTTAAAGACGTTAGTGAAGTCACCAGCGACGATATGATCTTCGATATCGGTCCTGATAGCGCAGAAGCATTATCTGAAATATTAAAGAATGCAGGAACCATCGTATGGAATGGTCCTGTCGGCGTATTCGAGTTCGATCAGTTTGGTGAAGGTACCAAGCGTATCGCTCAAGCGATTGCTGAGTCTGATGCATTCTCGATTGCCGGTGGTGGTGATACGTTAGCGGCTGTTGATAAGTACGATATTGCAGACAAAGTTTCATATATCTCAACGGGTGGCGGTGCATTCCTCGAGTTCCTCGAAGGAAAAGAGTTGCCAGCCGTTGCTATGCTTGAGTCTCGCGGCGAATAG
- the fba gene encoding class II fructose-bisphosphate aldolase (catalyzes the reversible aldol condensation of dihydroxyacetonephosphate and glyceraldehyde 3-phosphate in the Calvin cycle, glycolysis, and/or gluconeogenesis): protein MALISLRQMLDHAAEHGYGVPAFNVNNLEQMRAIMQAAEATDSPVIVQASAGARKYARPQFLKYLMAAALEQYPDIPVCIHQDHGTDPDICQRSIQLGMSSVMMDGSLMADGKTPASYEYNVDVTRKTVAFAHACGVSVEGEIGCLGSLETGEAGEEDGIGAAGILSMDQMLTTPEEAARFVADTHVDALAIAIGTSHGAYKFSRKPTGDVLRIDRIKEIHARIPNTHLVMHGSSSVPQEWLKVINEYGGEMPETYGVPLEEIVEGIKHGVRKVNIDTDLRLASTGAVRKFLAENPSEFDPRKFLKASMEAMADICTTRYEAFGCAGMGSKIKPKSLQAMYKAYQSGELDPQIK from the coding sequence ATGGCTTTAATTTCCCTACGTCAAATGCTAGATCATGCTGCAGAACATGGTTATGGCGTCCCCGCTTTTAACGTAAACAACCTTGAGCAGATGCGTGCCATCATGCAAGCTGCTGAGGCGACCGATAGCCCTGTTATCGTTCAGGCTTCGGCAGGTGCACGTAAGTATGCTCGTCCTCAGTTTCTTAAGTATCTGATGGCCGCTGCACTTGAGCAGTACCCTGATATCCCTGTGTGTATTCACCAGGACCATGGTACCGATCCTGATATTTGTCAGCGTTCGATTCAGTTAGGCATGTCATCGGTAATGATGGACGGTTCATTGATGGCAGACGGTAAGACTCCTGCTTCATATGAGTATAACGTCGACGTTACCCGCAAGACGGTAGCTTTTGCTCACGCTTGTGGTGTCTCAGTTGAAGGTGAAATCGGTTGTTTGGGTAGCCTTGAAACGGGTGAAGCCGGTGAAGAAGATGGGATCGGTGCTGCAGGTATTTTGAGCATGGACCAGATGCTAACCACACCTGAAGAGGCAGCGCGTTTCGTTGCCGATACTCATGTCGATGCATTGGCTATTGCCATTGGTACCAGTCATGGTGCGTATAAGTTTAGCCGTAAACCTACCGGCGATGTACTGCGTATCGACCGCATTAAAGAGATCCACGCGCGTATTCCTAACACTCACCTGGTGATGCATGGTTCTTCATCGGTACCTCAGGAGTGGCTCAAGGTCATCAATGAGTACGGTGGTGAGATGCCTGAAACTTACGGTGTTCCTCTAGAGGAGATCGTTGAAGGTATCAAGCATGGCGTTCGTAAGGTCAATATCGATACCGATCTGCGCTTGGCATCTACGGGAGCTGTGCGTAAATTCCTTGCAGAAAACCCAAGTGAATTTGATCCACGTAAATTCCTTAAGGCGTCTATGGAAGCGATGGCTGACATCTGTACTACGCGCTATGAAGCCTTTGGTTGTGCCGGCATGGGCTCTAAGATTAAGCCTAAGTCACTGCAGGCTATGTATAAAGCATACCAGTCAGGTGAACTTGATCCGCAGATTAAATAA
- a CDS encoding DUF481 domain-containing protein: protein MKKLLIASAILMAAPFAAQAGANFVEGDKTFGGDAELGATLTTGNTETTSVKGRLDMKHELGNWENQYLLEALYKEDTGEVTGKRYYGLIQADYKFDEKSYTFVNGNHEIDPFTGFDSKSTVSAGYGHKFIDTGKTLFNVEVGPGYQYKRLDDESAAAAGYETEDSWVAHGVVNFEKQITESSKFKQMFVADYGDSLEGRSETSITANIIGALAMKFAVIVRYNSEPLDDKKSTDTETNMTLLYAF, encoded by the coding sequence ATGAAAAAATTGCTTATTGCATCTGCTATTTTAATGGCTGCACCTTTTGCTGCTCAAGCGGGTGCTAACTTTGTCGAAGGCGATAAAACATTCGGCGGAGATGCCGAGCTGGGTGCAACGCTGACTACCGGTAATACCGAAACCACATCGGTTAAAGGCCGTCTTGATATGAAGCATGAACTGGGTAACTGGGAAAACCAGTACCTGTTGGAAGCTTTATATAAAGAGGACACCGGTGAGGTGACGGGTAAGCGTTACTACGGCTTAATTCAGGCGGATTATAAGTTCGATGAAAAGAGCTATACGTTCGTTAACGGTAACCATGAGATAGACCCATTTACCGGTTTCGATTCAAAATCTACAGTCTCTGCCGGTTATGGTCATAAATTTATCGATACAGGCAAGACCCTTTTCAATGTTGAAGTCGGTCCGGGTTATCAGTATAAACGTCTGGACGATGAAAGCGCTGCGGCTGCCGGTTACGAAACTGAGGATAGCTGGGTTGCTCATGGTGTGGTTAACTTTGAGAAGCAGATAACAGAGTCTTCAAAGTTTAAGCAGATGTTTGTGGCTGACTATGGTGACAGTTTAGAGGGGCGTTCGGAAACTTCTATCACAGCTAACATTATCGGAGCACTGGCGATGAAGTTTGCCGTTATTGTCCGTTATAACAGTGAGCCGTTAGACGATAAGAAAAGCACAGATACCGAAACTAATATGACCTTGCTGTATGCATTTTAA
- a CDS encoding helix-turn-helix domain-containing protein has product MSRKTLSNLINDTSWKMSAVEFSVLEMLVKHRGKVLSIQELLQGMPVENRKVEILTESIERICFYLEKRYASLIERVDDQGYVLHNKPSVKSGELSSTPFRSISKKHYSILVAQILLLIVLIYSFFEPAVDIKPENKHVLTTQSGTLSYFPSFSSEEQELAYFYQNNHFIESIETCSVTTWRQIFLSVSSDNPENGVISIALRNDTGGKAEMKTLKIVPIDGQWNFINHAWLKKVGICD; this is encoded by the coding sequence ATGAGTCGAAAGACTTTGTCCAATCTGATTAATGACACCAGTTGGAAAATGTCTGCAGTTGAATTCTCTGTGCTGGAGATGCTGGTTAAACATCGCGGTAAGGTGCTCTCTATTCAGGAATTACTGCAGGGGATGCCTGTCGAAAATCGTAAGGTAGAGATATTAACCGAATCTATAGAGCGGATCTGTTTTTACCTTGAGAAGCGATATGCCTCCTTGATCGAACGCGTCGATGATCAAGGTTATGTCTTACATAATAAGCCTTCGGTTAAATCAGGCGAGCTTTCCTCTACACCTTTTAGAAGCATCTCTAAGAAGCACTACAGCATATTGGTTGCTCAAATCTTATTATTGATAGTTCTGATCTACTCATTTTTTGAGCCTGCAGTGGATATCAAGCCCGAAAATAAACATGTGCTGACAACACAATCCGGTACCCTCTCCTATTTCCCATCCTTTAGTTCAGAGGAGCAGGAACTAGCCTATTTTTATCAGAATAATCATTTTATAGAGTCTATCGAAACCTGCTCTGTTACGACGTGGCGACAGATTTTTTTATCTGTCTCCTCTGATAACCCGGAAAATGGCGTTATCAGTATTGCGCTTAGAAATGATACTGGTGGAAAAGCCGAAATGAAGACTCTGAAGATAGTGCCAATAGATGGACAGTGGAATTTCATCAATCATGCCTGGTTAAAAAAAGTTGGGATCTGTGATTAA